Proteins from a genomic interval of Burkholderia cepacia GG4:
- a CDS encoding ArnT family glycosyltransferase: protein MPGTAAPGRRRTAVPASAQHTRTAADTDLSATLNAAGTPAVAGASATNTARGHVIRLGWQAWLLVAALVCAYVLPGVLGHDPWKQDETYTFGIIQHMLETGDFVVPTNAGLPFMEKPPLYAWVATSLAWLLQRVMPLHDAARLASALFAALAFGFIARAARSASRADSWLDLRVIGPVVLSAGTLVVIKHVHDMMTDVALFAGTAMGFCGLLELVMQHVARARQLRHGLPVRPSGRWAAPIFGAGVGIALMAKGLFVPLVFAATLMGALVLYPACRTRSFARALGVAALVFAPFALIWPTALFLRSETLFMTWFWDNNVGRFFGFSVPELGAENDKPFFILRAFLLLGFPVAPLAIAALARGAWRDWRTPRIALPVLFAGIGLAVLQVSATSRQLYILPFFAPLALVAAQAIERLPRGLHLAWDYLSRLLFGSAVALAWAIWAVMADPSASHASLAPLGRWLPLDWTMPIVPGFVIGALVLTVGWLWLLPKLRMTGRWRGALSWGAGALVAWGLVYTLLLPWLDIAKSYRSVFDDLNTHLALEWNEGDCMASLHGLGESEAPMLYYFSGILHTPINDAKTTRCTWMIVQGVRAVDPAPGSEWKLFWTGARPGDDEELLRVYVRTPEQHNAQ, encoded by the coding sequence ATGCCAGGAACCGCAGCGCCCGGCCGGCGACGCACGGCCGTGCCCGCTTCGGCCCAGCACACCCGAACAGCCGCCGACACCGACCTCAGCGCGACGCTCAATGCCGCCGGCACGCCCGCCGTGGCCGGCGCCAGCGCGACGAATACCGCCCGCGGTCACGTCATCCGGCTCGGCTGGCAGGCATGGCTGCTGGTCGCCGCGCTGGTCTGCGCATACGTGCTGCCGGGCGTGCTCGGCCACGACCCGTGGAAGCAGGACGAAACCTATACGTTCGGCATCATCCAGCACATGCTCGAGACCGGCGACTTCGTCGTGCCGACCAACGCTGGCCTGCCGTTCATGGAAAAACCGCCGCTCTACGCGTGGGTCGCGACGAGCCTCGCGTGGCTGCTGCAGCGCGTGATGCCGCTGCACGACGCGGCGCGGCTCGCGAGCGCGCTGTTCGCGGCGCTCGCGTTCGGCTTCATCGCGCGCGCGGCGCGCAGCGCCAGCCGGGCCGACAGCTGGCTCGACCTGCGCGTGATCGGGCCGGTCGTGCTGAGCGCGGGCACGCTCGTCGTCATCAAGCACGTGCACGACATGATGACGGACGTCGCGCTGTTCGCCGGCACCGCCATGGGCTTCTGCGGGCTGCTCGAACTCGTGATGCAGCACGTCGCGCGCGCGCGGCAATTGCGGCACGGGCTGCCGGTGCGGCCGTCGGGCCGCTGGGCCGCGCCGATCTTCGGCGCGGGCGTCGGCATTGCGCTGATGGCGAAGGGACTGTTCGTGCCGCTCGTGTTCGCGGCCACGCTCATGGGCGCGCTGGTGCTCTACCCCGCCTGCCGTACGCGCTCGTTCGCGCGGGCGCTCGGCGTTGCCGCGCTGGTGTTCGCGCCGTTCGCGCTGATCTGGCCGACCGCGCTGTTCCTGCGCTCCGAGACGCTGTTCATGACGTGGTTCTGGGACAACAACGTCGGCCGCTTCTTCGGCTTCTCGGTGCCCGAGCTCGGCGCGGAGAACGACAAGCCGTTCTTCATCCTGCGCGCGTTCCTGCTGCTCGGCTTCCCCGTGGCGCCGCTCGCGATCGCCGCGCTGGCGCGCGGGGCATGGCGCGACTGGCGCACGCCGCGTATCGCGCTGCCCGTGCTGTTCGCGGGCATCGGCCTCGCGGTATTGCAAGTGTCCGCGACCTCGCGCCAGCTCTACATCCTGCCGTTCTTCGCGCCGCTCGCGCTGGTCGCCGCGCAGGCGATCGAGCGTCTGCCGCGCGGGCTGCATCTCGCATGGGATTACCTGAGCCGCCTGCTGTTCGGCAGCGCCGTCGCGCTCGCATGGGCGATCTGGGCGGTGATGGCCGATCCGAGTGCATCGCATGCGAGCCTCGCGCCGCTCGGCCGCTGGCTGCCGCTCGACTGGACCATGCCGATCGTGCCCGGGTTCGTGATCGGCGCGCTCGTGCTGACGGTCGGCTGGCTGTGGCTGCTGCCGAAACTGCGTATGACCGGCCGGTGGCGCGGCGCGCTGTCGTGGGGGGCCGGCGCGCTGGTCGCGTGGGGGCTCGTCTATACGCTGCTGCTGCCGTGGCTCGACATCGCGAAGAGCTACCGGTCGGTGTTCGACGACCTGAACACGCATCTCGCGCTCGAATGGAACGAAGGCGACTGCATGGCGAGCCTGCATGGGCTCGGCGAATCGGAAGCGCCGATGCTGTACTACTTCTCCGGCATCCTGCACACGCCGATCAACGACGCGAAAACGACGCGCTGTACATGGATGATCGTGCAAGGCGTGCGGGCCGTGGACCCCGCGCCGGGCAGCGAATGGAAACTGTTCTGGACCGGCGCGCGCCCGGGCGACGACGAGGAACTGCTGCGCGTCTACGTGCGCACGCCCGAACAGCACAACGCGCAGTGA
- a CDS encoding SDR family oxidoreductase has product MPAPTERKAVLITGASRGIGRATALLAAERGWDVGINYARDAAAAELTAQAVRDAGARACIVAGDVADEADVIAMFDTVVAAFGRLDALVNNAGIVAPSMPLADMPADRLRRMFDTNVLGAYLCAREAARRLSTDRGGRGGAIVNVSSIASRLGSPNEYVDYAGSKGAIDSLTIGLAKELGPRGVRVNAVRPGLIETDIHASGGQPGRAARLGAQTPLGRAGEAQEIAEAIVWLLGDAASYTTGALLDVGGGR; this is encoded by the coding sequence ATGCCTGCACCGACCGAGCGCAAGGCTGTCCTCATCACGGGCGCGAGCCGCGGCATCGGCCGCGCGACCGCCTTGCTCGCGGCCGAGCGCGGCTGGGACGTCGGCATCAACTACGCGCGCGACGCGGCGGCAGCCGAACTGACCGCGCAAGCCGTGCGCGACGCCGGCGCACGCGCGTGCATCGTCGCCGGCGATGTCGCGGACGAAGCGGACGTCATCGCGATGTTCGACACCGTCGTGGCAGCGTTCGGTCGTCTCGACGCGCTCGTCAACAATGCGGGGATCGTCGCGCCGTCGATGCCGCTCGCCGACATGCCGGCCGACCGGCTGCGGCGGATGTTCGACACCAATGTGCTCGGCGCGTACCTGTGTGCGCGCGAAGCCGCGCGCCGGCTGTCCACCGACCGCGGCGGCCGCGGCGGCGCGATCGTCAACGTGTCGTCGATCGCATCCCGGCTCGGTTCGCCGAACGAATACGTCGACTACGCGGGCTCAAAGGGCGCGATCGATTCGCTGACGATCGGCCTCGCGAAGGAACTCGGCCCGCGCGGCGTGCGCGTCAACGCGGTCCGCCCCGGCCTGATCGAGACCGATATCCATGCGAGCGGCGGCCAGCCGGGCCGTGCGGCGCGCCTCGGCGCCCAGACGCCGCTCGGCCGGGCGGGCGAAGCGCAGGAAATCGCCGAAGCGATCGTCTGGCTGCTCGGCGACGCGGCGTCCTATACGACAGGCGCCCTGCTCGACGTCGGCGGCGGCCGATAA
- a CDS encoding TIGR00730 family Rossman fold protein, with protein sequence MKAVCVYCGSSPGVRPVYADAARAFGRALVDAGLTLVYGGGRVGLMGVIADEVMAAGGRAVGVIPELLVDKEVGHAGLSELHVVPDMHHRKKMMADLADAFVAMPGGAGTLEELFEVYTWAQLGYHRKPVALYNIDSFYDPLIALLRHTVDEGFMRPAYFDALCIDSEPVGLIDQLRRYQPPARDKWAPDAAK encoded by the coding sequence ATGAAGGCAGTCTGCGTTTACTGCGGCTCGTCGCCCGGCGTGCGGCCCGTCTATGCGGACGCCGCGCGCGCGTTCGGCCGCGCCCTCGTCGATGCGGGCCTCACGCTCGTCTACGGCGGCGGCCGCGTCGGACTGATGGGCGTGATCGCCGATGAAGTCATGGCGGCCGGCGGCCGTGCGGTCGGCGTGATCCCCGAACTGCTCGTCGACAAGGAAGTCGGCCATGCCGGGCTGTCGGAACTGCACGTCGTGCCCGACATGCACCATCGCAAGAAGATGATGGCCGACCTCGCCGACGCATTCGTCGCGATGCCCGGCGGCGCCGGCACGCTCGAGGAACTGTTCGAGGTCTATACGTGGGCGCAGCTCGGCTATCACCGCAAGCCGGTCGCGCTGTACAACATCGATTCGTTCTACGATCCGCTGATCGCGCTGCTGCGCCATACGGTCGACGAAGGCTTCATGCGCCCGGCCTATTTCGACGCGCTGTGCATCGACTCCGAGCCCGTCGGGCTGATCGACCAGCTGCGCCGCTACCAGCCGCCCGCCCGCGACAAGTGGGCGCCCGATGCGGCCAAGTAA
- a CDS encoding TetR/AcrR family transcriptional regulator, which produces MEAKPPRRTRERILELSLKLFNEIGEPNVTTTTIAEEMEISPGNLYYHFRNKDDIINSIFAQFEQQIERRLRFPEDHRPTIDETWSYLQYMADFMWTYRFLYRDLNDLLARNRTLETHFKQIISHKVRFAHDMCELLVSDAEMVATPAEIEVIATNMAVISTYWLSYQYVMHPRKYNDQDAIREELHQVSMHVISIMAPYLRGRSRQLFDDLVSGKLPKREFTDYLPPRDGSPRPAGSPVTAKPAARDPKQ; this is translated from the coding sequence ATGGAAGCGAAACCTCCCCGCCGCACCCGCGAACGGATTCTCGAGTTGTCGTTGAAACTCTTCAACGAGATCGGCGAGCCGAACGTCACGACCACGACGATCGCCGAGGAAATGGAAATCAGTCCAGGCAACCTGTACTACCATTTCCGCAACAAGGACGACATCATCAACAGCATCTTCGCGCAGTTCGAGCAGCAGATCGAACGGCGGCTGCGCTTCCCCGAAGATCACCGTCCGACGATCGACGAGACCTGGTCGTACCTGCAGTACATGGCCGACTTCATGTGGACCTACCGGTTCCTGTATCGCGACCTCAACGACCTGCTCGCGCGCAATCGCACGCTCGAGACGCACTTCAAGCAGATCATCAGCCACAAGGTGCGCTTCGCGCACGACATGTGCGAACTGCTCGTGTCGGACGCCGAAATGGTCGCGACGCCCGCCGAGATCGAAGTCATTGCAACCAACATGGCCGTGATCTCGACGTACTGGCTGTCGTATCAGTACGTGATGCACCCGCGCAAGTACAACGACCAGGATGCGATCCGCGAAGAACTGCACCAGGTGAGCATGCACGTGATCTCGATCATGGCGCCCTACCTGCGCGGCCGTTCGCGCCAGCTGTTCGACGATCTCGTCTCCGGCAAGCTGCCCAAGCGCGAGTTCACCGACTACCTGCCGCCGCGCGACGGTTCGCCCCGCCCCGCGGGCAGCCCGGTCACCGCCAAGCCCGCCGCCAGGGACCCCAAGCAATGA